Proteins found in one Triticum urartu cultivar G1812 chromosome 4, Tu2.1, whole genome shotgun sequence genomic segment:
- the LOC125551022 gene encoding putative receptor protein kinase ZmPK1, with amino-acid sequence MATPFLPTLLLSLLVLLLPAVGVGGTAPPGGDVLALKSSLAVEDHETSFLRSPDGTFSCGFHSIYSGAFTFSIWYSDTPGETVVWSANRGRPVRSRRSAVTLHKDGNMVLTDHDGTTVWQTEGDLPNVEYAQLLDTGNLVLKNTSGNIVWQSFDSPTDTFLPTQRIPATAKLVSTSRLHVPGHYTFRFSDQSMLSLFYDDTNVSDIYWPDPDYQYYENNRNLYNSTRMGSLDDFGEFFASDFAWHRPLVASDRGYGIKRRLTLDSDGNLRIYSLSNGSDSNRRWTVSWVAVSQPCMIHGLCGPYGICHYSPAPTCSCPPGYAMRNPGNWTQGCELTVDTIGCGDSERNATFLQLPNTDFWGSDQQRINKVSLERCMDVCLSDCTCKGFQYQQGNGTCYPKNLLFNGRSFPTPTVRTMYIKLPTSFNVSNTSIPQSNVLNTEIHCLECDHVSKTIIEPVPDMVREDGGDDSKWLYLYGFIAAFFVIEVFFFAFAWFFVLRREFRSSQLWAAEEGYKVMTSHFRMYSYRELAKATEKFKHELGWGGSGIAYKGTLDDEREVVIKRLENVTRNRAEFQDELHVIARINHMNLARIWGVCSERSHRMLVLEYFENGSLANILFSNKILLQWGQRFNIALGVAKGLAYLHHECLEWVIHCNLKPENILLDQDLEPKITDFGFTKLLSRTGPNQNVSRARGTLGYMAPEWVTGLPITAKVDVYSYGIVLLELVSGTRILDFVVDLEEDVHVVLKKFIKMLSYRLEGDELLWLTEFVDVRLDGNFNYLQAKELIRIAVSCLEEDRKNRPTMESIVESLLSVEEASV; translated from the coding sequence ATGGCTACCCCCTTCCTACCCACCCTGCTCCTATCCTTGCTTGTTCTACTTCTACCAGCCGTGGGTGTTGGTGGCACGGCACCTCCTGGCGGCGACGTCCTAGCGCTGAAATCCTCCCTCGCCGTCGAGGATCATGAGACCAGCTTCCTGCGGTCACCCGACGGTACGTTCTCCTGTGGCTTCCACAGCATCTACAGCGGCGCCTTCACCTTCTCCATCTGGTACTCTGACACACCTGGCGAAACCGTCGTCTGGAGTGCCAACCGCGGCCGCCCCGTGCGCTCCAGGAGGTCAGCCGTCACCCTGCACAAGGACGGCAACATGGTCCTCACCGACCACGATGGCACCACCGTGTGGCAAACTGAGGGCGACCTCCCAAATGTCGAGTATGCTCAGCTTCTTGACACCGGGAACCTCGTCCTGAAGAACACAAGCGGCAACATTGTTTGGCAGAGCTTCGATTCACCAACAGACACCTTCCTACCCACCCAGCGAATCCCTGCCACGGCGAAGTTAGTCTCTACCAGCCGGCTGCATGTTCCTGGTCACTACACCTTCCGTTTTAGTGACCAATCCATGCTGTCTCTCTTCTACGATGACACCAATGTTTCTGACATATACTGGCCTGATCCTGATTACCAGTACTATGAGAATAACAGGAACCTCTATAACAGTACTCGGATGGGGAGCCTTGATGATTTCGGGGAATTTTTTGCCAGTGATTTCGCTTGGCACCGGCCTCTTGTTGCCTCTGATAGAGGCTATGGGATTAAGAGAAGACTTACTCTTGATTCTGATGGTAATCTTAGGATATACAGCTTGAGCAATGGATCAGATTCAAACAGGAGATGGACAGTTTCATGGGTGGCTGTGTCTCAGCCATGCATGATACATGGCCTGTGTGGTCCATATGGGATCTGCCACTACTCCCCTGCACCAACATGTTCTTGCCCACCTGGTTATGCAATGAGGAATCCTGGCAACTGGACACAGGGATGCGAGCTTACCGTAGATACCATCGGATGCGGGGATAGTGAACGGAATGCGACATTTTTGCAGCTTCCAAACACTGATTTTTGGGGATCTGATCAGCAGCGCATCAACAAAGTGTCTTTGGAGCGTTGTATGGACGTATGCTTGAGTGATTGCACGTGCAAGGGTTTTCAGTACCAACAAGGAAATGGCACATGCTATCCAAAGAATCTTCTTTTCAATGGGAGGAGTTTCCCAACACCTACTGTGCGAACGATGTACATCAAGCTCCCCACAAGTTTCAATGTTTCAAATACCTCAATTCCACAGTCCAATGTGCTCAACACTGAAATACATTGTCTCGAATGTGATCATGTGAGCAAAACAATCATAGAACCAGTGCCAGACATGGTtcgtgaagatggcggtgatgattCAAAATGGCTCTATCTGTATGGGTTCATTGCTGCATTTTTTGTCATTGAGGTTTTCTTCTTCGCGTTTGCATGGTTCTTCGTTCTACGGAGAGAGTTTAGGTCATCGCAATTATGGGCAGCTGAGGAAGGCTACAAGGTGATGACTAGTCATTTCCGGATGTATAGTTACAGAGAGCTGGCCAAGGCGACTGAAAAGTTCAAACATGAGCTTGGATGGGGAGGTTCAGGTATTGCCTACAAGGGAACCTTGGATGATGAGCGAGAGGTGGTCATAAAAAGGCTGGAAAATGTAACAAGGAACAGGGCAGAGTTCCAGGATGAGTTGCATGTCATTGCAAGGATTAACCATATGAATCTGGCAAGAATATGGGGGGTTTGCTCAGAGAGATCCCATAGAATGTTGGTCTTGGAGTATTTTGAGAACGGCTCATTAGCTAACATACTATTCAGCAACAAAATCTTGCTGCAGTGGGGTCAGAGGTTCAATATTGCTTTAGGTGTTGCAAAGGGGCTGGCCTATCTTCACCATGAGTGCCTAGAGTGGGTCATCCACTGCAACCTGAAGCCGGAGAACATTCTGCTGGATCAAGATCTAGAGCCTAAGATCACCGACTTTGGGTTCACAAAGCTGCTCAGCAGAACGGGGCCTAATCAGAATGTGTCTCGGGCGCGAGGAACCTTGGGCTACATGGCTCCGGAGTGGGTCACTGGTTTACCGATCACAGCGAAGGTTGACGTGTACAGCTATGGGATCGTGCTTCTTGAACTAGTGTCAGGAACAAGAATTCTCGACTTTGTTGTTGATTTGGAGGAGGATGTCCATGTGGTGCTCAAGAAGTTCATTAAGATGCTTTCTTACAGGTTGGAAGGGGATGAACTGTTGTGGTTAACAGAGTTTGTAGATGTCAGACTGGACGGCAATTTCAACTACCTGCAAGCGAAAGAGTTGATCAGGATAGCCGTTTCATGCCTGGAGGAGGACAGGAAGAACAGGCCAACAATGGAATCAATAGTTGAGAGCCTCCTCTCAGTTGAAGAAGCTTCAGTTTGA
- the LOC125551019 gene encoding alpha-L-arabinofuranosidase 1-like: protein MGTKGAATLLAILCSLLLLSLSCGCLAPESEGDQTALLEVDTSWKAARKIPQTLFGLFFEEINHAGAGGLWAELVSNRGFEAGGPYTPSNIDPWSIIGDESSIYVKTERASCFSRNIVALRMEILCAKCPAGGVGIYNPGFWGMNIEEGKSYNLVMYIRSLESVELTASLTCSDGLQNIAAAVIVDTNVSDWRKIEMQLLAKGTCRTSRLELTTSKRGVIWIDQVSLIPSDTYKGHGFRKELIHMLVDLKPQFLRFPGGTFVEGILLRNAFRWRETIGPWEERPGHYGDVWNYWTDDGLGYYELLQLAEDLGAEPIWVFNAGISRNDQVDTTAIAPFVKDVLDSLEFARGSAKSTWGSVRAAMGHPERFPLKYVAVGNEDCDNTKPFYQGHYLKFYNAIRGAYPDIQIISNCDGSSEPLDHPADLYDFHIYNSANDLFLKKDTFSRTSRTGPKVFVSEYAVHVDGDTSKGSLQASLAEAAFLIGLEVNSDIVHMASYAPLFVNDNDRKWNPDAIVFNSWQQYGTPSYWMQTFFGESSGAVIHPVRLNSSYSGSLAASAITWQDNEDIFLRIKIVNFGPNAVNLTLSATGLEAGVNASRSAVTVLTSNDSLDENSFDDPLKVKPVKSGLPSAAEEMQAMLVPHSFTSFDLALDEYGELAADM from the exons ATGGGCACCAAGGGTGCGGCAACTTTGCTTGCCATCCTCTGCTCCTTGCTTCTTCTCTCGTTGAGCTGCGGGTGCCTGGCGCCAGAGTCGGAGGGGGATCAGACGGCACTGCTGGAGGTCGATACATCATGGAAGGCCGCCAGAAAGATCCCTCAAACCCTCTTTGGCTTGTTCTTTGAG GAAATCAAccacgctggagctggtggattGTGGGCGGAGCTTGTCAGTAACAGAG GTTTTGAAGCTGGAGGGCCTTACACTCCTTCAAATATAGATCCATGGTCCATCATTGGTGACGAATCCTCCATATACGTGAAGACTGAAAGAGCATCTTGTTTCAGTAGAAATATCGTTGCTCTAAGGATGGAAATTCTTTGTGCCAAGTGTCCAGCTGGCGGTGTTGGTATTTACAACCCGGGATTCTGGGGCATG AACATCGAAGAGGGGAAGAGCTATAATCTGGTAATGTATATCAGATCACTAGAATCCGTGGAGTTGACTGCTTCACTCACATGTTCAGATGGACTGCAAAATATAGCAGCAGCTGTCATAGT AGATACAAATGTGTCAGATTGGAGAAAGATAGAGATGCAATTATTAGCTAAAGGAACGTGCAGAACTTCAAGACTTGAGTTAACAACTTCCAAAAGGGGAGTCATATGGATCGATCAAGTGTCGCTCATACCTTCAGATACATACAAG GGCCATGGCTTTCGCAAGGAACTCATACACATGCTTGTGGATTTAAAACCACAGTTCCTACGATTTCCTG GTGGTACCTTTGTTGAAGGCATTTTGTTAAGAAATGCTTTCAGATGGAGGGAAACTATCGGTCCATGGGAAGAGAGGCCTGGGCACTATGGAGACGTTTGGAATTACTGGACAGATGATGGTCTTGGGTATTATGAGCTTCTCCAG CTTGCGGAAGACCTGGGCGCCGAGCCAATCTGGGTTTTTAATGCTG GGATCAGCCGGAATGATCAAGTTGATACCACTGCCATCGCACCTTTTGTAAAG GATGTATTGGACAGCCTTGAGTTCGCTAGGGGAAGTGCAAAATCGACATGGGGATCTGTTAGAGCTGCAATGGGGCATCCTGAACGATTTCCGCTGAAGTATGTCGCGGTTGGGAATGAAGATTGTGACAACACCAAACCATTTTACCAGG GACATTACCTCAAGTTCTACAATGCCATACGAGGGGCCTATCCAGATATTCAAATTATTTCAAACTGCGATGGCTCATCTGAGCCACTTGACCATCCTGCGGATTTATATGATTTCCAT ATATATAACAGTGCTAATGATCTTTTTCTCAAGAAAGATACATTTAGCAGGACATCACGTACCGGGCCTAAG GTATTCGTTAGTGAGTATGCTGTTCATGTTGATGGGGATACCAGCAAGGGAAGCCTTCAAGCTTCATTGGCAGAGGCTGCATTCCTCATTGGATTAGAAGTGAATAG TGATATCGTCCACATGGCGAGCTATGCTCCACTCTTCGTAAATGACAACGACCGCAA ATGGAACCCAGATGCGATAGTCTTCAACTCCTGGCAACAGTATGGAACTCCTAGTTACTGGATGCAGACATTTTTCGGTGAATCAAGTGGTGCTGTGATCCATCCAGTGAGACTCAATTCCAGCTACTCTGGTTCATTGGCAGCATCTGCAATTACCTGGCAAGACAATGAGGATATCTTCCTGAGGATAAAG ATTGTGAACTTTGGGCCGAACGCTGTGAACCTCACATTATCTGCAACCGGACTGGAAGCTGGTGTTAATGCGTCAAGATCAGCTGTCACCGTTCTCACATCCAACGATTCATTGGATGAGAACTCGTTTGATGACCCACTTAAG GTTAAGCCGGTAAAAAGTGGTCTACCCAGCGCTGCAGAGGAGATGCAGGCCATGCTGGTTCCTCACTCTTTCACTTCATTTGATCTGGCTCTGGATGAGTACGGCGAGCTCGCAGCTGACAtgtga
- the LOC125551020 gene encoding protein ROOT PRIMORDIUM DEFECTIVE 1, which yields MASKLFSPKNLRIFSPRPHMLDEAFCYGPFNRSMQRRWKKPVDSARTRLEGRTRDHRLDKLMLQLKNLRLALDLHAVISQQRNGYASLQLLLRWRREIGLNTEIGAFLKKYPHIFEIYVHPVKRNHCCRITRKMADLVAEEDAVLRENEPAVVQRLKKLLMMSTDGTLNMHALWLIRKELGLPDDYRSSMLPNHQSDFSLETPDTLTLISRRDENLAVASVEEWRDKEYTEKWLAEYETKYAFPVNFPTGFKIEKGFREKLKNWQRLPYTKPYEKNDLHPITNAERLEKRIVGILHELLSSTVEKMVPLERLSHFRRPFSMEVNLRELLLKHPGIFYISTKGSTQTVLLRESYNKGCLLEPNPVYSVRRKMLDLILAGCRGIVQTENAI from the coding sequence ATGGCATCCAAGCTATTCAGTCCAAAAAATCTGCGCATCTTCTCCCCGAGGCCGCACATGCTGGATGAGGCGTTCTGTTACGGGCCGTTTAACCGTAGTATGCAGAGGAGGTGGAAGAAGCCGGTGGACTCAGCACGGACCCGCCTGGAGGGCAGAACAAGGGACCATAGGCTGGACAAGCTGATGCTCCAACTCAAGAACCTGAGGCTCGCCTTGGATTTGCATGCCGTGATATCCCAGCAGAGGAACGGCTACGCGTCCCTCCAGCTCCTTCTGAGGTGGAGGCGTGAGATCGGTCTCAACACCGAGATCGGCGCTTTCCTCAAGAAATACCCCCACATTTTCGAGATTTACGTGCACCCTGTCAAAAGGAACCATTGCTGCAGGATCACCCGAAAGATGGCTGATTTGGTCGCGGAAGAAGACGCTGTCCTCAGGGAAAATGAGCCGGCCGTGGTTCAGCGGCTCAAGAAACTTCTCATGATGTCTACCGATGGAACTCTCAATATGCATGCGTTATGGCTCATAAGGAAGGAGCTTGGCCTGCCCGATGACTACAGGTCTTCTATGCTGCCAAACCATCAGTCTGATTTTTCTCTTGAAACCCCTGATACCCTGACTTTGATCAGTCGTAGGGATGAGAATCTGGCTGTTGCTAGTGTCGAAGAATGGAGGGACAAGGAGTATACAGAAAAATGGTTAGCGGAATATGAGACCAAATATGCTTTTCCAGTAAACTTCCCTACAGGCTTTAAGATTGAGAAAGGTTTTAGGGAAAAGCTTAAGAATTGGCAGAGGCTTCCCTACACCAAACCTTACGAGAAGAATGATTTGCATCCAATCACCAACGCTGAGAGGCTTGAGAAACGTATTGTTGGTATTCTTCATGAACTCTTAAGCTCGACAGTCGAAAAGATGGTGCCACTTGAGAGGTTGTCACATTTCAGGAGACCATTTTCGATGGAGGTAAACTTGCGGGAACTTCTTCTTAAGCACCCTGGCATTTTCTACATCTCGACTAAAGGAAGCACACAAACTGTGCTTCTTAGGGAGAGTTATAATAAAGGATGTTTGCTTGAGCCAAACCCTGTTTATAGCGTGCGAAGGAAAATGCTAGATCTGATTTTGGCTGGATGTCGTGGCATTGTTCAAACTGAAAATGCCATCTAG
- the LOC125553666 gene encoding uncharacterized protein LOC125553666 codes for MQSIFQHLTSSSAIFDTYTRRNPSQAMASFSCSSSSVMGVILLLFSVLLAPARSASDQMILAACKTVGGGSTYFDVTFCLEALGSAGGSGGYQDLAAVAVDLLATNATSTEAKIDRLLGCGGVEVKADDAALARCLRSCQSLYGGIVDDGPACTAAVKGGRFGEATAILEKAAAAAKECEGGFEKRRAASPLTAEDDDAFKLAKLAVALLRFA; via the coding sequence ATGCAATCAATCTTCCAACACCTCACATCTTCATCTGCCATCTTCGACACATACACAAGACGGAATCCCTCTCAGGCAATGGCTTCCTTCTCCTGCTCCTCTAGTAGCGTGATGGGCGTGATCTTGCTGCTCTTCTCCGTCCTCCTTGCGCCTGCGCGGTCGGCCAGCGACCAGATGATACTTGCCGCATGCAAGACCGTCGGCGGCGGGAGCACCTACTTCGACGTCACGTTCTGCTTGGAGGCCCTCGGCTCCGCGGGCGGCTCCGGCGGCTACCAAGACCTCGCGGCCGTCGCCGTGGACCTCCTCGCGACCAACGCCACCAGCACGGAGGCCAAGATCGACCGCCTGCTCGGGTGCGGCGGCGTGGAGGTCAAGGCGGATGACGCCGCCCTGGCGCGGTGCCTCCGGTCGTGCCAGTCGCTGTACGGCGGCATAGTGGACGACGGGCCTGCGTGCACCGCCGCGGTCAAGGGCGGGAGGTTCGGCGAGGCGACAGCGATCCTGGAGAAAGCCGCGGCCGCGGCGAAGGAGTGCGAGGGCGGGTTCGAGAAGAGGAGAGCGGCTTCGCCGCTGACGGCGGAGGACGACGACGCGTTCAAGCTCGCAAAACTCGCCGTCGCGTTGCTCCGTTTTGCTTGA